GGTCGGTAGGCGTCCATCGCCGGAAGCACCTGGGCGTGCAGCACCGCCAGGTATTCACTGTCCTGCACGCCGTCGCCCAGGCCAATGTCGAGGCTGCTGATTTCCTTGCGAAACGGGTAATTGCGCTCGCCATGCACGCTGAGGGTGTATGCGCCGCTGACTCCGCTCAGCAGCGCCGCCGTGCCGTTGCCCTGGTGCACGTCGAGGTCCACCGTCATGACCCGCCGCGCCAGGCCGCTCCGCAGTGCTGCCCGCGTCAGGATGGCGGCGTCGTTGACAAGGCAAAAGCCCTCGGCCCGGTCGGCGAAGGCGTGGTGGGTGCCGCCCGCCAGATTGGCCCCCCAGCCCACCTCGAAGGCGTCGTGTAGGGCCGCCAGCGAGCCTCCCGCTGCCCGCCGCGCCCGCTCCACCACTTCTGTACTCCAGGGCAGACCGAACTCGCGGGTCTCCCTGGCGCTGACCTCGCCTCGCCGCCAGCGCCGCAGCCACAGCGGATCGTGCACCATGCCCGCTGCCGCCCACGACAGGTTGGGCGTGTCGAGCACCGGCAACAGGCCACTGAGGCGCTCGGCCACGCCCCGGTACTTGTAATAGGGAAAGCGGTGGCCTTCCGGCAGCGGAAACTCGTAGGCGGCGGGCGTGTAGGCCCGGTAAACAGTCACCCGTGCAGTTTGCCGCGCCTTGACTTGGTGAGGGGTGTCAGGGCTGACAGATGGCAGGGCCACAACCTGAGCTGACAGGCTGTAGAAGGTTTGATGAATGCTGGCTCAACCCGGCTTCAGCGAAAGCGGGTTTTTCTCTGTGCTTGAGATGAAGGCTCTTTAAGAAAAGGTGGAGGCCAGCGCATTTGTTCTCGCTGACCTCCACTGTGTACGGTTGTTTGATTCTGTCCAGCCGACTGGCTGGCGGTGTTTACTGGTTCTGGCTACCCTCTGAGCTGCCCTGCACCTTGCGCTTGAGGGCCTCGAACTCGTCGTCGAGCGCCTTGCCACGCCCCATATTGGCGAGCTGGGCGTCAATGTCACCTTCCTCACGCAACTGATGCATGGCGTTGGCCTTGTCTTCCTGGGCCGTGACCTTGCGCTCCATATCGTCGAAGGCGCTCATGGCACCGCCGGACTTATCGAAGCCTGAGACTTTCTCCAGGGTCTCGCTGGCCTTGGCGGTCTGGTGGCGGGCCAGCAGAAGCTGCTGCTTGCTCTCCATCTCGTCGATCTTGGCTTCCAGCGCCCGGAGTTGGGTCTTGAGCTGATCGACCTGCGAGGTGCTGAGCTTGAGCTGGTCGTCGAAGCCTGCTGCCACGTCGGCGTGGTTCTGCTTGCGTCGCAGCGCCTCGCGGGCCAGGTCCTCGTTGCCGCCGCGCATGGCTTCCTCGGCCTTCATGCCGTATTCCTCAGAAAGCTTGCGGTTGGTGTTGGCCTCGCGCTCCAGCTTGGCCTGCTGGGCCATTGAGCCTGCCACCTCCACGCGGGCCTGCGAGTAGGCGTCGCGCATATCGCGCAGGGTCTGCTCGATGATCTTGCTGGGGTCCTCGGACTTGGAAATCAGATCGTTGACGTTGGCGCGTAGCAAACGGGACAGCCGGTCGAGAATAGACATGGGTAGAGCCTCCTGATCTCACTGTACGAAGTGGGCCGCCCGCAAGTTGCCTGCCTGAGTCCAGAATCAAGAGACCGTGAAGAAGACCCGCGCTCTAGACTGTCCGGCGTGAAGTTCTGGCTGCTCAAAAGTGAACCAGACGTGTTCGGATATGCCGACCTGATGGCGGCGGGGACCGAAGCCTGGAACGGCGTCCGGAATTATCAGGCCCGCAATTTTCTGCGCCAGATGCAGGTGGGCGAGTTGTGCCTGTTTTATCACTCCAGCACCCGTCCGGCGGGTGTCGCAGGGGTGGCGCGGGTGGTGCGGGCCGCCTACCCCGACGACCTGCAATTCGACGGGTCCAGCCCTTACTTTGACGCCCGAAGTAAACCCGATTCGCCAAGTTGGAGCATGGTGGACGTGGCGGCGGTGGCTGCACTGCCCCACTTTCAAACGCTGGACGCTCTGCGGACTAAACCTGAACTGAGCGGCCTGCGTCTGCTACAAAAAGGCAACCGGCTGTCAGTGTTGCCCGTCTCAGCCGAAGAATTTCGGATAATCGTGGAAGCGGGTGGACTGAGCCTGGACCGGTTGCTGGTCGGGCCAGGTGAAGTGCTCAGTTCATAACTCTACAAACACGACTGGGCCCAGCGCTTCCTCCGCGCATTGCCAATACCTGACTGCACGCTGTTGGGGGTCAATCCGCTTTGAATCACTGGCCCGCACCCGGCCAATCGGCGGGCGCGGCGGACTGATGCGAAGGTCGGTTTCAGCGTTCTGACAGTGGTAGAGAGGTTGACTTTGATGAAGCTCGACGCCCCTCGGCAACCGTCAGATTTGTAACGCTCCTGTCAGCTCGGGGCGCGCAGACTGAGCCATGCTGATTGCACTGACTGTCGCCGCCGTCGCCCTCGGTCTGACGCTTGCCCGCCGCCCTGAAGACCGCCGTCAGCCGCTGCCGGTGCTGGTCCGGGTGCGCCGCCGCTGACCGAGGTGGTTTGAGCGAATGGGCTTAAGCTAAGGGGCGTGAATGATCTTGCCTCTGCTCCGGTGCTTCCTTCTACCTCGCCTGTGCTCTACCCGCTCTCAGACGGCATTGGCTCGGCCGCGCTGATTCAGTATGCGGGCGACGACAAAATGATAGTGAATGCAGCCAGAGTGAGTTTCGGCGGCGATTCGGACGTGCCGCTGACGGGCCGTGACGAGAAGCTGATCGCCTACCTGCTCAAGCACAAGCATGGCAGTCCGTTTGAACACAACTTGATCACCTTCAAGCTGGTTTGCCCGATTTTTGTTGACCGTCAGCTGGTGCGCCACCGTGTCGGAGTCTCAAAAAATGAAATTTCGGGCAGGTATGTCGAGCTTCAGGAGCGCGACTACACGCCCACCCAGTTTCGCAAGCAAGCCCCCAGCAACCGGCAGGCCAGTGTGGAAGACGATGGTTCTTTAGACCAAAACGCCGCCCGCGAAGTGTGGAAGTACGCTTCCGAGACGGCCTTCAAGGCTTACCATCAACTGCTCGAACTTGGCGTGACCCGTGAACAGGCGCGGGGCGTCCTGCCGCTCAGCCTCTACACCGAGAGTTACTACACCTTCAATGTGCGGAGCCTGCTGCATTTTCTGGAACTTCGCGACCACGAGGGCGCACAGTACGAGACTCGCCTGTTTGCGCGGGCGCTGGGTGAACTGGCTGAGCCGCTGTTTCCGGTGACCTTCAAAGCCTGGCGGTCACTGAACAGCCACTGATTCAGATTGACGGGTCCGGATTCATGGGCGTCACGTCCTGAGCAGTCCCTGCAGATACCGCTGGGTGGCGTCCAGCACGGGCTTGCTCTTGAGGCAGGCCACCAGCGCCCGCGTCGCGGCGTGTTCGGAACCGTGCAGCGCCCCCAGCAACTCTTCCCGAATCTTCGGGTGCAGCTGCCCTCGCCCGAACAGCGCCGTCTCGATCAGGTCGTCGGCGGGCAGGTTGCTGTGGAGTTCGCCGTCAAAAGTCACGGTCTGCACCACAGCGCGGCCCCGCAAATCACTGGTGACGTGGGCGCTCAGCGGCCTGTCCATGCGCCAGGTGATCTGCTCCACGGTGGGCAGCAGCGCCTGTACCAGATTGAGCGCCAGCGAGCGGCCATACAGCGTCAGGCGGTCCTGGCGCTCCAGCGGCGCGTGAAGCTGCTGCGCCAGCCGCCGTGCCAGTCGGTCTCCCTCATCGATCAACAGGGCACGGGCCTCGTCCGGTAAGGGCGGGGTCATGCGCTCGCCGCTGGGGCGGCCCGTTCCATCTCGTCCAGCAGGGCGTTCACGCCGATATCGAAACTGCCTCTCGGCCCGCTGAGACCGAACAGGCCGCTGCGGTCCAGCACCGCGTAGCCGTGCAGAAAGGCCCACAGCGCCACCGTGCGGGCGGTGTCGTCCGGTATCCGACTCAGTGCACTGACCAGATTCAACACGGTGTTCCAGAGGTCCTTGCCGGGGCCGGGCTGCGCTGTTGCCGGTAAGCGCGGCGAGAGCAGCAGGCCGTAACGGTGCGGGAAGCGCCGGGCATGGCTCAGGTATGCCTCAGCCGCTGCCCACAGCGCTTCGCGTGGCGGTTTTCCGGAACTGGCCCCCTGAAGAACTCGGCCAAATTCGGTGGACGCCGCGTCTTCCAGCGCCTGCAACAGCGCTTCCCGGTCCGGGAAATGGCGGTACAGACTGCTGGCCTGCACCCCCAGTGCGGCGGCCAGCGGACGCATGTTGAGCGCCGCCGCGCCGCCAGCATCGAGCAGCGTTTGGGCTGAATTCAAAATCAGATCGGGCGTGAGTTTAGACGGGTATGGCATAGCGAACAGTGTATGTCTTGACGCCAGGGATTTGAAGATGTACGCTGTTCACCATCAAGGCGAACGTCGTTTTTGTTCGTTGGAAGGAGCAAATCATGCCACTGACCCAGCACGGTTCCCATCTCTTTTGCCTGGCCCGCTTCGGCGTGGTCAACAGTTACTTCGTCCGGGACGATGACGGCCTGACGCTCATCGATGCCAATCTGCCCGGCAGTGAGATGGCCATCCTGAAAGCGGCTGGGCAGATCGGCTTGCCCATCATCCGCATCGCGCTGACGCACGCGCACGGCGACCATATCGGCAGCCTGGACGCACTGCATGCCGCCTTGCCGAACGCCGAGGTCAGTATCAGCGCCCGCGACGCCCGTTTGCTGGCCGGAGATTTGAGCCTCGACGCGGGCGAGGGCAACAACAAGCTCAAAGGCGATTTGAGGGGAGCGCGGACCCGCCCGGACCGATTGCTACAAGGCGGCGACAGGGTGGGGTCACTTTGGGCGGTGGCCGCGCCAGGGCATACACCGGGTCAACTCGCTTTCCATGACCAGCGTGACGGCACCGTGATCGCCGGAGACGCCTTTCAGGTGGCGGGTGGGCTGGCGGTGGCCGGACAGCTGCGTCCCCTGTTTCCGTTTCCGGCGCTGGCGACCTGGGACGCCCACCTTGCCGCCGAGTCTGCTGCCCGCCTGACTGAGCTGAACCCCTCGCGGCTGGCGGTGGGTCACGGTAGGGTGCTGGAGCAGCCCGCCGAGGCAATGCGCAAGGTGGTGCGGGAAGCCCAGCGCCATGCCCCGAAGCTGGCCCAGTGATCTTCAGTCCGGTGATCTTTGCGGTGCAGATACTGAGTTTTGGCTGCGAGCTGGCCGCCCTCTTCTTCCTGGCCTGCTGGGGCTGGCATCTGGACCTGGCGTTGTGGCTACGCTGGCTGGCGGTGGTGGCGACCCTCCTGCTAGCGGGGGCGGCCTGGGGCATCTGGGCCGCGCCCAATTCGGCTTCCCGTCTGACTGACCCAGCCCGGCTGGGCTTCGAGCTGCTGTTCTACGGCGCGGTCTGCGGAGCACTGCTGGTCCAGGGACAGAACCGCACGGCAGCGGTCTTCGGCGGCGTGGTGGCAGCGCAACTGGTGGCCTCGTTCGCGCTGCACCTGCGCGGCCCCTGAGTGCGTGACGGCTTTCGCTTTGCTAAGCTTAGACTCAGTCTAAACCCAGCCCCGGACCCGTCCACCCTTCGCCCATCCAAGGAGCACCGCCCATGATTGACTTTTCCCTCACCGACGAACAAAAGCAGCTTCAGCAACTCGCCCGCGATTTTACCCGCCGCGAGATTACCCCGATTGCCTCCGAGTACGACCAGAAAGAGGAATTGCCCTGGCAGGTCGTGGAGAAGGCGCACGAGGTCGGGTTGCTCAACCTCAGCGTTCCCGAACACGCGGGCGGGCTGGGTCTGGGGATGCTCGACGAGTCCATCATCGGTGAGGAGATCGCTTACGGCTGCATGGGCATCTATACCGTGCTGATGGCCTCCGAGCTGGGTATCACGCCGATTGTGGTGGGCGGCACCGAGGAGCAGCAGAAGCGGTTTCTGACCCCGCTGACCGAGAAGGCCAGCCTGGCCGCCTTCGCCCTGTCGGAACCCAACAACGGCTCCGACGCTGCCGCCATGAGCACGACTGCGGTGCTGGACGGCGACGAGTGGGTCATCAACGGCACCAAGATGTGGATTTCCAACGGCGGGATCGCCGAGATCACCGTGGTCTTTGCCACCACTGACAAGAATGGAGGCCACCGCGCCACCGTCGCCCTGGTGGTGCCCAAGGGTGCGCCGGGATTTTCGTCGAACAAGATCAAGCACAAGATGGGCCAGCGCGCCAGCCTGACCAGCGAACTGGTGTTCGAGAACGTGCGGGTGCCCAGGGAAAATCAGCTCGGGGGCCTCGGGGACGGCTTCAAGATCGCCATGAAGACCCTGGACAAGACCCGCGTGCCGGTGGCGGCGGGGTCGGTGGGCGTGGCGCGGCGGGCGCTCGACGAGAGCCTCAAGTACGCCAAGGAGCGCGAGGCGTTCGGCAAGCCGATCACCACCTACCAGGCCATTCAGTTCAAGCTGGCCGAGATGCAGATGGGCATCGAGACGGGACGGCTGATGACCTGGAAGGCCGCCTGGTTGGTGGATCAGGGCAAGCCGCATGCTTCTGAGGCCGCCATTGCCAAGGCCTACTGCTCGGAAATGGCCTTCGACGCGGCCAATGAAGCGATTCAGGTTCACGGCGGTTACGGCTACGTGGGCGAGTACCCGGTAGAGAAGCTGCTGCGAGACGTGAAACTCAACATGATCTACGAGGGCACCAACGA
This portion of the Deinococcus rubellus genome encodes:
- a CDS encoding histone deacetylase family protein → MTVYRAYTPAAYEFPLPEGHRFPYYKYRGVAERLSGLLPVLDTPNLSWAAAGMVHDPLWLRRWRRGEVSARETREFGLPWSTEVVERARRAAGGSLAALHDAFEVGWGANLAGGTHHAFADRAEGFCLVNDAAILTRAALRSGLARRVMTVDLDVHQGNGTAALLSGVSGAYTLSVHGERNYPFRKEISSLDIGLGDGVQDSEYLAVLHAQVLPAMDAYRPDLLLYLAGVDVLAGDRFGRFALSLEGVRERNRLILSWARNADVPVVTMLAGGYNADHALTIEAHASVVLDGLDVF
- a CDS encoding PspA/IM30 family protein, encoding MSILDRLSRLLRANVNDLISKSEDPSKIIEQTLRDMRDAYSQARVEVAGSMAQQAKLEREANTNRKLSEEYGMKAEEAMRGGNEDLAREALRRKQNHADVAAGFDDQLKLSTSQVDQLKTQLRALEAKIDEMESKQQLLLARHQTAKASETLEKVSGFDKSGGAMSAFDDMERKVTAQEDKANAMHQLREEGDIDAQLANMGRGKALDDEFEALKRKVQGSSEGSQNQ
- a CDS encoding EVE domain-containing protein, with product MKFWLLKSEPDVFGYADLMAAGTEAWNGVRNYQARNFLRQMQVGELCLFYHSSTRPAGVAGVARVVRAAYPDDLQFDGSSPYFDARSKPDSPSWSMVDVAAVAALPHFQTLDALRTKPELSGLRLLQKGNRLSVLPVSAEEFRIIVEAGGLSLDRLLVGPGEVLSS
- the thyX gene encoding FAD-dependent thymidylate synthase — its product is MNDLASAPVLPSTSPVLYPLSDGIGSAALIQYAGDDKMIVNAARVSFGGDSDVPLTGRDEKLIAYLLKHKHGSPFEHNLITFKLVCPIFVDRQLVRHRVGVSKNEISGRYVELQERDYTPTQFRKQAPSNRQASVEDDGSLDQNAAREVWKYASETAFKAYHQLLELGVTREQARGVLPLSLYTESYYTFNVRSLLHFLELRDHEGAQYETRLFARALGELAEPLFPVTFKAWRSLNSH
- a CDS encoding TetR/AcrR family transcriptional regulator → MPYPSKLTPDLILNSAQTLLDAGGAAALNMRPLAAALGVQASSLYRHFPDREALLQALEDAASTEFGRVLQGASSGKPPREALWAAAEAYLSHARRFPHRYGLLLSPRLPATAQPGPGKDLWNTVLNLVSALSRIPDDTARTVALWAFLHGYAVLDRSGLFGLSGPRGSFDIGVNALLDEMERAAPAASA
- a CDS encoding MBL fold metallo-hydrolase, which gives rise to MPLTQHGSHLFCLARFGVVNSYFVRDDDGLTLIDANLPGSEMAILKAAGQIGLPIIRIALTHAHGDHIGSLDALHAALPNAEVSISARDARLLAGDLSLDAGEGNNKLKGDLRGARTRPDRLLQGGDRVGSLWAVAAPGHTPGQLAFHDQRDGTVIAGDAFQVAGGLAVAGQLRPLFPFPALATWDAHLAAESAARLTELNPSRLAVGHGRVLEQPAEAMRKVVREAQRHAPKLAQ
- a CDS encoding YrdB family protein, which produces MIFSPVIFAVQILSFGCELAALFFLACWGWHLDLALWLRWLAVVATLLLAGAAWGIWAAPNSASRLTDPARLGFELLFYGAVCGALLVQGQNRTAAVFGGVVAAQLVASFALHLRGP
- a CDS encoding acyl-CoA dehydrogenase family protein; amino-acid sequence: MIDFSLTDEQKQLQQLARDFTRREITPIASEYDQKEELPWQVVEKAHEVGLLNLSVPEHAGGLGLGMLDESIIGEEIAYGCMGIYTVLMASELGITPIVVGGTEEQQKRFLTPLTEKASLAAFALSEPNNGSDAAAMSTTAVLDGDEWVINGTKMWISNGGIAEITVVFATTDKNGGHRATVALVVPKGAPGFSSNKIKHKMGQRASLTSELVFENVRVPRENQLGGLGDGFKIAMKTLDKTRVPVAAGSVGVARRALDESLKYAKEREAFGKPITTYQAIQFKLAEMQMGIETGRLMTWKAAWLVDQGKPHASEAAIAKAYCSEMAFDAANEAIQVHGGYGYVGEYPVEKLLRDVKLNMIYEGTNEIQRVIIARNLLK